Genomic segment of Archocentrus centrarchus isolate MPI-CPG fArcCen1 unplaced genomic scaffold, fArcCen1 scaffold_181_ctg1, whole genome shotgun sequence:
TGCTATATATGTCCTCCGCATTAAAAGATAGTATCTCCTTTTTTCTCATAGCCTGAGATAACAAATGCAAAGTGAGATGATTTGTTATTGGTGAAAGATGACGGGTGGTTACTATAGTTACCTTTCCCATTAGATGGAGAGGAGCAATCCTCTTCAGTGACATCATTTCCCtgatgaaaacaggaaaaaaaaaaaaaaagctctgtaaaACTTTATAATAGGTAGCTAAATTTATAAAATAAGCAGTAATCACAGCCTGCTCAGCGAGCATCAGTGTGTTAGTCACCTCTGAGTCCTGCTCCTCTACAGCCACTGAGTAGTTTTGTTCCTTTGGCTCTTTAGCAAAatcctgtgaaaaagaaaacaacccaGGGGAAACAATCTCATGATGAGATgacaaatttatttaaaattgcatGATTGTGCAGCTACTTCATCCTCCATTCCTCCATCCTCACCCTGTCCTGCTGTGACGGTCTTCGGTTCTCCATGGGGGCGTCCTGGTTCTCCTCGCAGTCTACATCTCCCCCCTCGTCCCCCCCGGGTTCGCCTTCGGCCCCGGCCAGGTAGGACCCTGACATGGAGGACATGGTGTCAGTGCTGATGTGGGAGTGCTGGAGTGGGACGAGGCCATGGACATCACTGACTGGGCCAGGCTGATGCTCACTGGGTCTGGCAGACAGACGGAGACACACATCACGGTCCGACTTGGGGGGGGTttggatgtttgtttgtttttgtttttaggctGCCAGGTTGGAAAAACAACTGGGCCCTACGTCCAAATATTATCAATGGCAAAAACGTAAATAGTGCCTTGCAAAAATCATTCCAGCTGGAATAACAGTCCTTGCTTTCTAGGTTGAGCTGCAAAGCCACTCGGTAGATTTCCCATAAAATCTGATTTAGtggcacaaacacaaaatgctgaggtggaaaaaacctctgatttatttatGCTAAAAGCCTCCACTGAGTGCCTTGAGCTCCCTACATTTAGCTTTCATGCAAAATTCCTGAGATACTGAACACCATTTTGA
This window contains:
- the LOC115775546 gene encoding E3 ubiquitin ligase Rnf157-like isoform X2, giving the protein MSSMSGSYLAGAEGEPGGDEGGDVDCEENQDAPMENRRPSQQDRDFAKEPKEQNYSVAVEEQDSEGNDVTEEDCSSPSNGKGGRSRCPELANNNQGVALCDTPSLGLDNEQAPNSRFADEESCPVHIED